The window AAAACGAAACCTACCGGGTTGCCATTGCCATTACTACCATACTGGTGTTTTATTTCATCAATCTGCTTGGTTTAAAAGCCAGTTCGAAAACGCAGAATGTATTAACGGTAATTAAGATCGGTATGATTTTAACACTCATCTGCGCCGTGTTTTTTGGAGGAGGTACACAAACTGCAGCGCCCGTTTTTAAAACCACCAGTGGAGCATTACCCAACTGGGCCGATTACGGCAAAGCCCTTGGCCTTTGTTTAATTGCAGTTTCGTTCTCTTATGCAGGTTATGCACAAACTATTAATTTTGGCGGTGAGGTTAAAGAAGCAAAAAAGGTAATCCCACGCGCAATTATTATTGGCTTAACCATTATCGTCATCCTGTATCTGGCCATTAACTATGTATATGTTCGGGTTATCGGCTTCGAAGAACTGAAATCTGCAGAAAGCATTGCTGCAATCCTGGCTGCTAAAATATTCGGCCCTGCTGGCTTCAACGCGCTTTCGGTTATTATCTTTTTTTCGGTAATGGGCTATGTAAATGTAAATTTATTGAGTAACCCCAGGGCTATGTTTGCCATGGGCGAAGAAGGTGCTTTACCCAAAGTTTTTAGTCGTATGAATAAAAAAACGGAGGTAATTACCTTGAGCTTAACCGTTTTTACAGTGGTTGCAGTGGTAATTATTTTCTATGCCAAAACTTTTGATAAGATTTTAAACTACACCATTTTTTTAGAAAGCATTAGTATGGCCAGTTCGGCAGCAACTATTTTCATTCTGCGCAAAAGAACTGCACATCTTGATAAAAAAACCATCTATACTGTTCCTTTATATCCTATATTGCCTATTATATTTATAGCAGCATATACCTTTGTGGCCCTAAGCATTTACGCCGACGATCCCAATGCTGCACTGAATGGTTTATATATCTTTATTGGCTTTCTGGCAATTTATTTTGTGAGCAGATGGTTTAATAAGAAATAAGTAAACTACGAATAGAAATTAAAGGAAATTAATGAACAAAACACTCTCGCTAAAACAAGAAATTGCTTACGCTGCCGGTATGATTGGCTGGAGCACGATGACGAACATTATCATCGTAATGCTGCCCTTTTTCTACCTGCCGCCCAGCAACGCCGGCCTCCCCCCACTTGTACCGCAACTTGTTTTATTCGGAGCCTTTAATATCCTATCTATTATTGCTGCCTCAGGCCGTTTGGTCGATGCTCTTTACGATCCGTTTATTGCAGCCAAAAGTGATGCCAGTAACAATAAGAAAGGCCGACGCATGCCTTTTATGAAATGGGCTATAATTCCGGCTATGCTTTTTTGCGGCCTGGTTTTTTACCCGCTTCAAAAAACCGAAAGCCTGCACAATGCTTGGTGGTTAACCATTACACTTTGTTTATTCTTTGTATCGGTTACCACCTATATCATCCCTTACAACGCTTTACTTGCCGAAGTGACCAACACGCCAAGGCAAAAAGTAAAACTTTCCAGTTACCAACAGGTGGGTTTTGTAATTGGCATTATTTTATCGGCCTGCACCAATAATTTTGCCGATCTGGTACAAGATAATTTTCAGGTAACCAACCGTAGCGAAGCCGTTCAAATGGCCATTTGGGGCTTATGCGCGCTATCCGGACTTGTGATGTTACTACCTGTTTTTTTCATCAATGAAAAAGATTTTTCGGTAGCCAAACCTTCACATGTTCCTCTTTGGGCGGCGATGAAGAATACCTTTAAAAACAGTAATTTTAAATATTACCTGATTTCAGACTTTGCCTTTTACACTGCCTTGAGCATCATTTCGAGTGGTCTGTTATACTTCTGCACCGTTTTGCTGGGCCTGCACGAATCAGAGGGAGGGAAATTTATGGCATCGATGGTATTGGCTTCGTTGTTATTTTACCCACTGGTTAACTTTGGTTCGGCTAAAATAGGTAAGAAACCCTTTGTACTCTTCGCTTTTGGGGTACTGTGCCTCATTTTTGTCACCATATTTTTCCTGGGCAAATTACCGTTTGGTCCGCATACCCAAATTTACATGTTGGTTTTATCGGCCTCATTTCCATTGGCTGCGCTAGGTATTTTACCTACGGCTATCCTGGCCGATATTGCCCAAAGAGATACTTTAGCAACCGGCGAAAACCACGAAGGAATGTTCTTTGCGGTAAAATATCTTTTTGTAAAGCTAGGCCAAACCCTGGGTATTGCTATTTTTGCGATGCTTACCATTTACGGTAAAGATCCGGGTAATGATTTCGGATTACGCCTGAATGGAATTGTAGGTTTTGGGCTCTGTTTAATCGCATTGTTGTTTTTCAGCAGGTTTAAAGAGGAAAAGTAATAGTCAAATGTAGAGCAGGATTGAATGTGAGTTTGAGCCGCTCCGATCATTCAAAATTCAATTATTCGATCATTCCATAAATTTAGCTATCTTTGCAGCGAAGCAGGAATAAGGGCTTGTCATTCTGAATGGCATATTCTCTCCGCAAGTTAGTCCTTCAACAAATGATTGTTCTAGCTTCTTCAATACATATTACATAAAAACATACATGTTATTCAAAGAATTAAACCTCATTGAGCCGATTTTAAAGGCACTTGAGACTGAGGGTTACACGCAACCTACGCCTATACAGGAGCAATCCATCCCTACTATATTAAAAGGAAAAGATTTATTGGGCTGTGCACAAACTGGTACCGGAAAAACTGCAGCTTTTGCTATTCCGATGCTACAGTTATTGCACGAAAAACACATCAATACTAAAGCCACAAAAAACATTAAAGCTTTGGTTTTAACGCCAACACGCGAGCTGGCCATCCAGATTGAGGAAAGCTTTAAAGCTTATGGCAAAAACTTAAACCTTCGCCACCTGGTAATTTTTGGTGGGGTAAACCAGTTCTCGCAGGTAGAAGCACTAAAAAAAGGTGTCGATATTTTAGTGGCTACCCCAGGCCGTTTACTGGATTTAATGAACCAGGGCTTTATCAGCCTGAACACCATCGAGCTTTTTGTTTTAGATGAAGCCGATCGTATGCTGGATATGGGCTTTATACACGATGTAAAAAGGGTTGTGGCTAAATTACCTGCAATGCGCCAGACTTTATTTTTCTCGGCTACAATGCCTGATGAAATACAGAAATTGGCCAACACCATTTTATCGAACCCTACCAAAGTTGAGGTTACACCTATCTCTTCTACTGCAGAAACCATCGTTCAGTCGGTTTATTTTGTAGACAAGCCTGATAAAAAGAAATTACTGATTCATCTTTTAGAAGATAAAGATATTCAAACTGCGCTGGTATTTACCCGTACCAAACATGGTGCAGACAGAATTGTAAAAGATTTAGGTCATGCAGGTATTAAAGCAGCTGCCATTCACGGTAATAAATCGCAAAATGCCAGACAAAGAGCCCTAACCGATTTTAAAGACCGGAAAATACGTGTTTTGGTAGCTACTGATATTGCTGCACGTGGGATAGACATCGATCAACTATCACATGTTTTCAATTTCGAATTACCCAATATTCCTGAATCTTATGTGCATAGAATCGGCCGAACAGGTCGTGCAGGAGCAAACGGAATTGCCATTTCATTTTGCGATGCAGAAGAAAACGAATACTTACTGGATATACAGAAACTGATTAAAATTACCCTGCCGATTGTTGATGACCATCCTTACCCGTTAAGCTGGGAAAACATGCTGGCCAAAAACCAGATCAAACGCAAGCCTCAAGCGCAATCGAAAGGTGGCGGAGGCGGTGGAGCCAGAAAAGGTGGTGATGGTAATATGAGCGGCAAACCGCGTAATGCAAGCAATAACAGACGTTTTGGCGGCAACAGGAGGAAGAGAGACTAGAAAGGCGGAAGGCTGAAAGGTAGAAAGCATAAGGCTTAAAATCTACACTTCTATACAACGATTAAGTTTATAAAGAAAAACCCAGGTTGCAAAATGCAACCTGGGTTTTCTATTTTCAGTTTAGACTAAGGCAAGAGAAAGAAAACCTTCTACCTTTAAACTACTACATTAATAATCTTTCCCTTTACGAAAATGATTTTCTTAGGTGCTTTTCCATCTAAAAACTTTTGGAAGTGCTCATCTGCCAATAAAATACTTTCAACCTCTGGTTGAGCAAGGTTTAAGCTCAAATTCAGGTTCATTTTCATTTTACCGTTAATAGAAACCGGATAAGCGAATTCATCTTCTACCAGGTATTCTGGCTTAAACGTTGGGAAAGCTGTGTAAGAAAGTGTTCCGGCATCGTTACCCAATAATACCCATAGCTCCTCGCAAATGTGCGGCGCATAAGGCGAAAGGATAATTACCATATCTTCCAGAATCTGACGGTTCTTACATTTCAGATCGGTAAGTTCATTTACAGCAATCATAAAGCTCGATACAGAAGTATTGAATGAGAAACGCTCGATATCATCCTGAACTTTTTTAATGATTTTATGTAACGATTTATGTTCTGCTTTTGTTGGTACGGCATCGTTTACATGAAATACCCACTCTTCGTTGTGGAACAAACGCCAGAATTTACGCAAGAACTTAAACACACCTTCAATACCATTGGTATTCCATGGCTTGCTTTGTTCTAACGGGCCTAAAAACATTTCGTACATGCGCAAGGTATCGGCACCGTAACGCTCAATCAAATCATCGGGGTTAACCACGTTGAACTTCGATTTCGACATTTTTTCCACCTCTATACCGCAAATGTATTTCCCACCTTCCAAAATAAATTCTGCATTGGCATATTCCTCTCTCCAAGCCTTGAATTTATTTAAATCCAGTGTATCGTTCTCAACAATATTTACATCAACATGCAGTGCCGAAGTTTTATATTCTTTTCTTAAGCCCGCTGAAACATAGGTATTGGTTGGTTTACCGTTCTCATCGTTAATGCGGTAAACAAAGTTACTCCTGCCCTGAATCATGCCCTGGTTAATCAGTTTTTTGAAAGGTTCTTCTTCTTTGGTATAACCCAAATCTTTCAAAAATTTATTCCAGAAACGGCTGTATAACAAGTGTCCTGTAGCATGCTCAGAACCTCCGATATATAAATCAACCGCCTGCCAGTAATTAACAGCCTCTTTCGAAGCAAATTCTGAATCGTTATTGGCATCCATATAACGGTACCAATACCAGCTACTACCTGCCCAACCTGGCATGGTGCTCATTTCATAGTGTCCACCTGCGGCAGGCATCCAGTCTTCGGCCCTCGCCAAAGGTGGCTCTCCTGTTTCAGTTGGTAAATATTTATCAATTTCGGGTAGCAATAAAGGCAATTCTTCTTCCTGTACCAGATAAGGCAATCCATCTTTGAAGTACACCGGAATTGGCTCACCCCAGTAACGCTGGCGACCAAAAATCGCATCGCGCTGACGAAAGTTTACTTTTGCTTTCCCTGCTCCTTTTTCTTCTAACCAGTTATTTAAAAACGGAACAGCTTCCTTATAGGTTAATCCGTTTATAAAACCCGAATTAATATATTTTCCTTCTTTGGTTGGATCTGCCTGAACGTCGATATCTTTTTGCGCATCTAAAATCTGAACAATAGGTAAGTTAAAGTGCGTAGCAAATAACCAGTCGCGCTGATCGCCACTTGGCACACCCATTACCGCACCTGTTCCATACCCAGCCAGCACGTAATCTGCAATCCACAATTGAATACGCTCGCCATTTACCGGATTAATTACATAAGTACCGGTAAAAGCACCCGAAACGGTTTTGGTATCGGCCATACGGTCTAACTCCGATTTCTTTTTGGTTAAGGAGATATAATCTTCGATAGCCTGTTTTTGTGCTGGAGTAGTTAATTCGGCAACCCATTCGTGCTCTGGTGCCAATACGAGGTAAGAAACCCCAAAAATGGTATCTACACGGGTAGTAAAAACTTCAATCTGTTTATCGCTACCTTCAACCTGAAACTTCACTGATGCCCCTACACTCTTGCCAATCCAGTTGCGTTGCATTTCTTTAATTGGCTCTGGCCAATCGATGGTATCCAAACCTTGCAAAAGACGATCAGAATAGGCCGTAATGCGCATACTCCATTGCATCATTTTCTTTTGTTCAACCGGAAAACCGCCACGCTCAGAAAAACCGTCTTTTACTTCATCATTTGCTAAAACGGTACCCAGGGCAGCACACCAGTTTACAGTACTTTCCCTTAAATAGGTTAAACGGTATTTTAATAATTCCTCTTGTTTTTCCTCTTCGGTAAAAGTTGCCCAATCACTTGGCAGGAAAGATTTCACATCATCATCGCAAACAGCTTTCACATCAGCCGATCCTGAAGCATTGAACTTCTCAATCAAAGTGGTAATATCCTCAGCCCTGTCGTTTTCGTTGTTGTACCATGAGTTAAACAGTTGCATAAAAATCCACTGCGTCCATTTGTAATAAGATGGCTCACTGGTACGCACTTCCCTGCTCCAATCGAAAGAGAAACCGATCTGATCGAGCTGGCGACGATAGGTTGCAATATTGGCTTCT is drawn from Pedobacter sp. HDW13 and contains these coding sequences:
- the leuS gene encoding leucine--tRNA ligase; translated protein: MDYQFKEIEQKWQKFWADNQTFKAESNSEKPKYYVLDMFPYPSGAGLHVGHPLGYIASDIFSRYKRLKGFNVLHPMGYDSFGLPAEQYAIQTGQHPAITTEANIATYRRQLDQIGFSFDWSREVRTSEPSYYKWTQWIFMQLFNSWYNNENDRAEDITTLIEKFNASGSADVKAVCDDDVKSFLPSDWATFTEEEKQEELLKYRLTYLRESTVNWCAALGTVLANDEVKDGFSERGGFPVEQKKMMQWSMRITAYSDRLLQGLDTIDWPEPIKEMQRNWIGKSVGASVKFQVEGSDKQIEVFTTRVDTIFGVSYLVLAPEHEWVAELTTPAQKQAIEDYISLTKKKSELDRMADTKTVSGAFTGTYVINPVNGERIQLWIADYVLAGYGTGAVMGVPSGDQRDWLFATHFNLPIVQILDAQKDIDVQADPTKEGKYINSGFINGLTYKEAVPFLNNWLEEKGAGKAKVNFRQRDAIFGRQRYWGEPIPVYFKDGLPYLVQEEELPLLLPEIDKYLPTETGEPPLARAEDWMPAAGGHYEMSTMPGWAGSSWYWYRYMDANNDSEFASKEAVNYWQAVDLYIGGSEHATGHLLYSRFWNKFLKDLGYTKEEEPFKKLINQGMIQGRSNFVYRINDENGKPTNTYVSAGLRKEYKTSALHVDVNIVENDTLDLNKFKAWREEYANAEFILEGGKYICGIEVEKMSKSKFNVVNPDDLIERYGADTLRMYEMFLGPLEQSKPWNTNGIEGVFKFLRKFWRLFHNEEWVFHVNDAVPTKAEHKSLHKIIKKVQDDIERFSFNTSVSSFMIAVNELTDLKCKNRQILEDMVIILSPYAPHICEELWVLLGNDAGTLSYTAFPTFKPEYLVEDEFAYPVSINGKMKMNLNLSLNLAQPEVESILLADEHFQKFLDGKAPKKIIFVKGKIINVVV
- a CDS encoding DEAD/DEAH box helicase codes for the protein MLFKELNLIEPILKALETEGYTQPTPIQEQSIPTILKGKDLLGCAQTGTGKTAAFAIPMLQLLHEKHINTKATKNIKALVLTPTRELAIQIEESFKAYGKNLNLRHLVIFGGVNQFSQVEALKKGVDILVATPGRLLDLMNQGFISLNTIELFVLDEADRMLDMGFIHDVKRVVAKLPAMRQTLFFSATMPDEIQKLANTILSNPTKVEVTPISSTAETIVQSVYFVDKPDKKKLLIHLLEDKDIQTALVFTRTKHGADRIVKDLGHAGIKAAAIHGNKSQNARQRALTDFKDRKIRVLVATDIAARGIDIDQLSHVFNFELPNIPESYVHRIGRTGRAGANGIAISFCDAEENEYLLDIQKLIKITLPIVDDHPYPLSWENMLAKNQIKRKPQAQSKGGGGGGARKGGDGNMSGKPRNASNNRRFGGNRRKRD
- a CDS encoding MFS transporter → MNKTLSLKQEIAYAAGMIGWSTMTNIIIVMLPFFYLPPSNAGLPPLVPQLVLFGAFNILSIIAASGRLVDALYDPFIAAKSDASNNKKGRRMPFMKWAIIPAMLFCGLVFYPLQKTESLHNAWWLTITLCLFFVSVTTYIIPYNALLAEVTNTPRQKVKLSSYQQVGFVIGIILSACTNNFADLVQDNFQVTNRSEAVQMAIWGLCALSGLVMLLPVFFINEKDFSVAKPSHVPLWAAMKNTFKNSNFKYYLISDFAFYTALSIISSGLLYFCTVLLGLHESEGGKFMASMVLASLLFYPLVNFGSAKIGKKPFVLFAFGVLCLIFVTIFFLGKLPFGPHTQIYMLVLSASFPLAALGILPTAILADIAQRDTLATGENHEGMFFAVKYLFVKLGQTLGIAIFAMLTIYGKDPGNDFGLRLNGIVGFGLCLIALLFFSRFKEEK
- a CDS encoding APC family permease, with product MQQKKQLSLFDLSMIVVSLVIGMGVFRTPVNVAAKAQIPELFYLAWFIGGFVAFCGALTYAEIGSRFPVTGGYYKIFSAAYHPSIAFAINCIVIISSAASVAAISIIGAEYLSKIILPPAMQNETYRVAIAITTILVFYFINLLGLKASSKTQNVLTVIKIGMILTLICAVFFGGGTQTAAPVFKTTSGALPNWADYGKALGLCLIAVSFSYAGYAQTINFGGEVKEAKKVIPRAIIIGLTIIVILYLAINYVYVRVIGFEELKSAESIAAILAAKIFGPAGFNALSVIIFFSVMGYVNVNLLSNPRAMFAMGEEGALPKVFSRMNKKTEVITLSLTVFTVVAVVIIFYAKTFDKILNYTIFLESISMASSAATIFILRKRTAHLDKKTIYTVPLYPILPIIFIAAYTFVALSIYADDPNAALNGLYIFIGFLAIYFVSRWFNKK